Proteins encoded in a region of the Tachyglossus aculeatus isolate mTacAcu1 chromosome 11, mTacAcu1.pri, whole genome shotgun sequence genome:
- the RETSAT gene encoding all-trans-retinol 13,14-reductase yields the protein MWLWVALLLLLLLPPLLRSLSRLRLRPLSPNPFATDGQKPLAPLVTDREARKKVLKQAFSASRVPERLDAVVIGSGFGGLAAAAILAKAGKRVLVLEQHTKAGGCCHTFRHDGLEFDTGIHYIGRMEKGSFGRFILDQLTEGQLDWAPMDSPFDVVVLEGPGGPREFPMYSGEKAYVRGLKEKFPREEAAIDKYMELVKTVGRGASHAVILKMLPLPVVHFLSRCGLLTRFSPFLRAATQSLAEVLRQLPASPELRAVLSYIYPTYGVPPNHASFSMHALLVHHYLHGGFYPRGGSSEIAFHTVPVIRRAGGNVLTRAPVHSVLLDSAGKACGVSVKKGQELVNVFAPVVISDAGLFNTYEHLLPEKVRIMPGVRAQLSPLRHGIAMFSVFVGLRGSHRELGLEATNHYIYFNTNMDEALESYLRTAREEAPAKIPLFFIASSSAKDPTWEERFPDHSTVVMLFPVLYEWFEEWREEPSGKRGGDYEALKTSFTDASLAALMKLHPQLEGKVDSISAGSPLTCQFYLAAPHGECYGVDHDLARLRPDVLASLRAQSPVPNLYLTGQDVFTCGLMGALQGALLCCSSILQRNLYRDLLQLQARRRRPGRPQGQSS from the exons CCTTCTCGGCCTCCCGAGTACCAGAGCGGCTGGACGCGGTGGTGATCGGCAGCGGCTTTGGGGGCCTGGCGGCGGCGGCCATCCTGGCCAAGGCCGGGAAGCGTGTGCTAGTGCTGGAGCAGCACACCAAGGCCGGCGGCTGCTGCCACACTTTCCGTCACGACGGCCTTGAGTTCGACACAG GGATCCACTACATTGGCCGGATGGAGAAGGGCAGCTTTGGCCGCTTCATCTTGGACCAGCTGACGGAGGGGCAGCTGGACTGGGCCCCCATGGACTCGCCCTTCGATGTCGTGGTGCTGGAGGGCCCCGGGGGCCCCAGGGAGTTCCCCATGTACAGCGGGGAGAAGGCCTATGTCCGGGGACTCAAGGAGAAGTTCCCGCGGGAAGAGGCGGCTATCGACAAGTACATGGAGCTGGTGAAG ACGGTGGGCCGAGGGGCATCCCACGCCGTCATCCTGAAGATGCTGCCCTTGCCAGTGGTCCACTTCCTGTCCCGCTGCGGCCTGCTGACACGCTTCTCCCCATTCCTGCGAGCGGCCACGCAGAGCCTGGCCGAGGTCCTGCGCCAGTTGCCCGCCTCCCCCGAGCTCCGGGCCGTGCTCAGCTACATCTACCCCACCTACG GCGTCCCCCCCAACCACGCCAGCTTCTCGATGCACGCCCTGCTCGTCCACCACTACCTGCACGGGGGCTTTTACCCCCGCGGGGGCTCCAGCGAGATCGCCTTCCACACCGTGCCCGTGATCCGGCGGGCGGGGGGCAACGTCCTCACCAGGGCGCCGGTGCACAGCGTGCTCCTGGACTCGGCGGGCAAGGCGTGCG GCGTCAGCGTGAAGAAAGGCCAGGAGCTGGTGAACGTCTTCGCCCCCGTGGTGATCTCCGACGCAGGCCTCTTTAACACCTATGAGCACCTCCTGCCCGAGAAAGTCCGCATTATGCCAG GAGTCCGGGCCCAGCTGAGCCCGCTGCGGCACGGCATCGCCATGTTCTCCGTGTTCGTCGGGCTCCGTGGCTCCCACAGGGAACTGGGCCTAGAAGCCACCAACCACTACATCTACTTCAACACCAACATGGACGAGGC GCTGGAGAGCTACCTGCGGACTGCCAGGGAAGAGGCTCCTGCAAAAATCCCCCTTTTCTTCATAGCGTCGTCGTCGGCCAAGGACCCTACGTGGGAGGAGAGGTTTCCCG ACCACTCAACCGTGGTGATGTTGTTTCCCGTCTTGTACGAGTGGTTTGAGGAGTGGCGGGAGGAGCCTTCTGGCAAGAGGGGCGGCGACTATGAGGCTCTGAAAACCTCGTTCACCGACGCCTCTCTGGCGGCTCTGATGAAGCTTCACCCCCAGCTGGAGGGGAAG GTGGACAGCATCTCGGCCGGGTCCCCGCtcacctgtcagttctacctggcCGCCCCCCACGGGGAGTGCTACGGCGTTGACCACGACCTGGCCCGCCTGCGGCCCGACGTGCTGGCCTCCTTGAGAGCGCAGAGCCCCGTCCCCAACCTCTACCTCACAG GTCAGGACGTGTTCACGTGCGGTCTGATGGGGGCCCTGCAGGGAGCCCTGCTGTGCTGCAGCAGCATCCTGCAACGCAATCTGTACCGCGATCTCCTGCAGCTCcaagcccgccgccgccgccccggacGGCCGCAGGGCCAGAGCTCGTGA
- the ANKRD39 gene encoding ankyrin repeat domain-containing protein 39 isoform X2 translates to MAAPRACDDGACCRHRSAGSGAQQTLAEMDFERGIWSAALDGDLRRVKHFIQKATDPSLPDKAGYTALHYASRNGHLEVCQLLLESGAECDAQTHGGATALHRACYCGHADVARLLLSHGADPGVPDGDGMTSLHKTVNPLLGGDHLYMLPTCTSQALSTVLCTQ, encoded by the exons ATGGCAGCCCCTCGGGCCTGCGACGACGGCGCCTGCTGCCGCCACCGGAGCGCGGGGTCCGGCGCGCAGCAGACCCTGGCGGAGATGGACTTCGAGCGAG GGATCTGGTCGGCCGCGCTGGACGGAGACCTCCGCCGCGTGAAGCATTTCATCCAGAAAGCCACGGACCCCAGCCTGCCCGACAAGGCAGGCTACACCGCCCTG cacTATGCCAGCCGCAACGGGCATTTGGAGGTGTGCCAGCTTCTCCTGGAGAGCGGGGCGGAGTGTGACGCCCAGACCCACGGCGGGGCCACCGCCCTGCACCGGGCCTGCTACTGCGGCCACGCCGACGTGGCGCGCCTGCTCCTGTCTCACGGGGCCGACCCGGGCGTGCCCGACGGCGACGGCATGACCAGCCTGCACAAG actgtgaacccgttgctgggtggggaccatctctatatgttgccgacttgtacttcccaagcgcttagtacagtgctctgcacacagtaa
- the CNNM3 gene encoding LOW QUALITY PROTEIN: metal transporter CNNM3 (The sequence of the model RefSeq protein was modified relative to this genomic sequence to represent the inferred CDS: inserted 2 bases in 1 codon) — protein sequence MAAAWSSSSSGGLRWALAALCLGCAAAGGGPRVLGFRPEEGGDGAAAGPPVRAKPGAAFRLRLFGWGLANGSWPWLTLAPASLGCARGAVGGGGXRMRAEAVRPSGAHSAVLTVRLVAGGGRAGGRAAPAAAAGWAAGLLLLLLLSALCRGLQLSGLALEPCEVQVLRALGTEAERAAARRLQPLRRWGRFALCGLLLLGSLAQAGLAVLLYRALGQRALPAVLGSAGLLYLLAEVAPAAVSGRWGLALAPGALGLARLALLLTFPVALPVGRLLELALRGGDGARLRERVLHLARGGGDDDDGRRPYRDGLSDSALRRKTAADALTPLDRCFMLDSRAVLDFGVLSAVMQSGRARIPVYEEERANVVDVLHLEDLALVDPDDRTPLSAIVRFYNRPLHFVFDDTKLDAVLEEFKRGKSHLAIVQKVNNEGEGDPFYEVMGLVTLEDVIEEIIKSEILDESDDYWETRVKKKQPASLTIAPTEPRKEEFSLFRGTDGENKVKISPQLLLATQRFLSREVDLFSPQRISEKVLLHLLKHPSVNQEVKFDESNRLAAGHYLYQRNQPVNYFVLILQGRVEVEIGKEGLKFENGAFTYYGVSALTAPSSVHQSPALSLRPGRHEPQVDPAESGPCPTYCPDYTVRALSDLQLVKVTRLQYLNALMASRAHNSPQAPEGPDLRVVPSSQTQLLESQDRKSGSAAAPTGPAGGGNSGRPSLPAEESPERNPGV from the exons atggCGGCGGCgtggtcgtcgtcgtcgtcaggCGGGCTGCGCTGGGCGTTGGCGGCGCTGTGCCTGGGCTGCGCGGCGGCCGGCGGGGGCCCGCGGGTGCTGGGCTTCCGCCCGGAGGAGGGCGGGGACGGCGCGGCGGCGGGCCCTCCGGTGCGCGCCAAGCCCGGGGCCGCCTTCCGCCTGCGCCTCTTCGGCTGGGGCCTCGCCAACGGCTCGTGGCCCTGGTTGACGTTGGCGCCGGCCAGCCTGGGCTGCgcgcggggggcggtgggggggggcgg gcgcatgcgcgcggaggCGGTGCGGCCTAGCGGGGCGCACTCGGCCGTGCTGACGGTGCggctggtggcggggggggggcgggccgggggtcgagccgCACCTGCT GCGGCGGCGGGGTGGGCCGcgggcctgctgctgctgctgctgttgtccgCGCTGTGCCGGGGGCTGCAGCTGAGCGGCCTGGCCCTGGAGCCGTGCGAGGTGCAGGTGCTCCGGGCCCTGGGGACGGAGGCGGAGCGCGCGGCGGCCCGGCGGCTGCAGCCCCTGCGGCGCTGGGGCCGCTTCGCCCTGTGcggcctgctgctgctgggcaGCCTGGCGCAGGCGGGGCTGGCCGTGCTGCTGTACCGCGCCCTGGGCCAGCGGGCCCTGCCCGCCGTGCTGGGCAGCGCCGGCCTGCTCTACCTGCTGGCCGAGGTGGCGCCGGCCGCCGTGAGCGGGCGCTGGGGGCTGGCGCTGGCGCCCGGGGCGCTGGGCCTGGCCCGCCTCGCCCTGCTGCTCACCTTCCCCGTGGCGCTGCCCGTGGGCCGCCTGCTGGAGCTGGCCCTCCGGGGAGGCGACGGGGCGCGGCTGCGAGAGCGGGTGCTCCACCTGGCACGTGGCGgaggcgacgacgacgacggccgCCGCCCGTACCGCGACGGGCTCAGCGACTCCGCCCTGCGCCGCAAGACGGCGGCCGACGCCCTGACCCCCCTGGACCGCTGCTTCATGCTGGACAGCCGGGCCGTGCTGGACTTCGGCGTCCTGTCGGCCGTCATGCAGAGCGGCCGCGCCCGCATCCCCGTCTACGAGGAGGAGCGGGCCAACGTGGTCGACGTGCTGCACCTCGAGGACCTGGCCCTCGTCGACCCCGACGACCGCACGCCCCTCAGCGCCATCGTCCGCTTCTACAACCGCCCGCTCCACTTCGTCTTCGACGACACCAAGCTGGACGCCGTCCTCGAGGAGTTCAAACGAG GGAAGTCCCACCTGGCCATCGTGCAGAAGGTGAACAACGAAGGGGAGGGCGACCCCTTCTACGAAGTCATGGGCCTGGTGACGCTGGAGGACGTCATCGAAGAAATCATCAAGTCCGAGATCCTCGACGAGTCGGACGATTACT GGGAGACCAGGGTGAAAAAGAAGCAGCCCGCGTCTCTGACGATCGCGCCCACGGAGCCCAGGAAGGAGGAGTTCTCCCTGTTCCGGGGCACCGACGGCGAGAACAAAGTGAAGATCTCCCCTCAGCTGCTCCTGGCCACTCAGCGCTTCCTCTCCCGAG AGGTGGACCTGTTCAGCCCGCAGCGAATCTCTGAGAAGGTCCTGCTGCACCTGCTCAAGCACCCCAGCGTCAACCAGGAGGTCAAGTTTGATGAGTCCAACCGGCTGGCTGCCGGACACTACCTGTACCAGCGCAACCAGCCCGTCAACTACTTCGTCCTCATCCTGCAG GGCAGAGTCGAGGTGGAGATCGGGAAGGAGGGGCTGAAGTTCGAGAACGGAGCCTTCACCTACTACGGTGTCTCGGCCCTGACGGCCCCCTCCTCGG TTCACCAGTCCCCGGCGCTGTCCCTGCGGCCCGGCCGCCACGAGCCGCAGGTGGACCCGGCCGAGAGCGGCCCCTGCCCCACGTACTGTCCCGATTACACCGTGCGCGCCCTCTCCGACCTGCAGCTCGTCAAG GTGACGCGGCTGCAGTACCTCAATGCGCTCATGGCTTCTCGGGCCCACAACTCGCCCCAGGCCCCGGAGGGCCCGGATCTCCGGGTCGTTCCGAGCAGCCAGACCCAGCTCCTCGAAAGCCAAGATCGGAAATCGGGCTCCGCCGCTGCCCCGACAG GGCCCGCCGGCGGTGGCAACAGTGGCAGGCCGAGCCTCCCAGCGGAGGAGAGCCCGGAGAGGAACCCAGGGGTCTAG
- the ANKRD39 gene encoding ankyrin repeat domain-containing protein 39 isoform X1 codes for MAAPRACDDGACCRHRSAGSGAQQTLAEMDFERGIWSAALDGDLRRVKHFIQKATDPSLPDKAGYTALHYASRNGHLEVCQLLLESGAECDAQTHGGATALHRACYCGHADVARLLLSHGADPGVPDGDGMTSLHKAAERGHLDLCSLLLQHSPALRAVRDHKARRACDLSPGNSGLYDLLAG; via the exons ATGGCAGCCCCTCGGGCCTGCGACGACGGCGCCTGCTGCCGCCACCGGAGCGCGGGGTCCGGCGCGCAGCAGACCCTGGCGGAGATGGACTTCGAGCGAG GGATCTGGTCGGCCGCGCTGGACGGAGACCTCCGCCGCGTGAAGCATTTCATCCAGAAAGCCACGGACCCCAGCCTGCCCGACAAGGCAGGCTACACCGCCCTG cacTATGCCAGCCGCAACGGGCATTTGGAGGTGTGCCAGCTTCTCCTGGAGAGCGGGGCGGAGTGTGACGCCCAGACCCACGGCGGGGCCACCGCCCTGCACCGGGCCTGCTACTGCGGCCACGCCGACGTGGCGCGCCTGCTCCTGTCTCACGGGGCCGACCCGGGCGTGCCCGACGGCGACGGCATGACCAGCCTGCACAAG GCCGCCGAGCGGGGCCACCTGGACCTCTGCTCGCTCCTGCTGCAGCACAGCCCGGCCCTGAGAGCCGTCCGAGACCACAAGGCCCGGCGAGCCTGCGACCTGTCGCCGGGCAACAGTGGCCTGTATGACCTGCTGGCCGGCTGA